One genomic region from Argentina anserina chromosome 2, drPotAnse1.1, whole genome shotgun sequence encodes:
- the LOC126785184 gene encoding LOB domain-containing protein 29-like has product MTGSGSPCGACKFLRRKCVTGCIFAPYFCHEDGATHFAAIHKVFGASNVSKLLAHLPVSDRCEAAVTISYEAQARLQDPIYGCVSHIFALQQQVVNLQAQLAFLKDQGPQSSVNGSAAVANPNENWFPDLENSSNSVPQVSSDNYHTNSGGTISYYENRILSTNSIGSSNYDQNSGIRDENASHGSFEEVSPALSSFDMQMNNTQYWGNYDRNADELQSMAFSYADQHS; this is encoded by the exons ATGACTGGCTCTGGTTCGCCTTGTGGAGCCTGCAAGTTCTTGAGAAGAAAATGTGTGACGGGTTGTATTTTTGCACCTTATTTCTGCCATGAAGATGGCGCTACCCATTTCGCTGCCATCCATAAGGTTTTCGGTGCAAGCAATGTGTCGAAGCTGCTCGCTCACCTTCCGGTGAGTGACCGTTGCGAAGCTGCGGTGACGATCTCATATGAAGCTCAGGCCAGGCTCCAAGATCCCATTTATGGCTGTGTTTCTCATATTTTCGCCCTCCAACAACAG GTTGTCAACCTCCAGGCACAATTAGCTTTCCTCAAGGATCAAGGACCTCAAAGCTCTGTGAATGGCTCTGCAGCTGTAGCAAACCCTAATGAGAATTGGTTTCCTGATTTAGAAAATTCATCTAACTCAGTCCCCCAAGTCAGTTCAGATAACTACCATACCAATAGTGGCGGTACAATTTCATACTATGAGAACAGAATTTTGAGTACGAATTCCATTGGGAGTAGTAATTATGATCAAAATTCAGGAATCCGGGATGAAAATGCATCCCATGGAAGCTTTGAGGAGGTGTCTCCTGCCCTGTCTTCTTTTGACATGCAAATGAATAACACGCAATATTGGGGCAATTATGATCGCAATGCCGATGAGCTTCAATCTATGGCTTTCAGCTATGCTGATCAACATTCTTGA